The window CTGTCTCTTATACACATCTAAGACCAGCTTGAAGATGCTGCCCAGCAGCGCCCCCACCGTGTGCAGCGGGACCGCCCACAGCGGTGCATGCTTGAGCCGGAGGTGCACCTGGGCCCGGCGCGCGGCCGTGGCGGTGCCCAGTGCATGCGGTCGGTGCGCAACGTGGAACATTTTGGCGCTGGGCACCACGACAACGCGGTGTCCGGCCAGCCGGTTCCGCCAGCAGAAGTCCACGTCGTCACCGGTGCCGGCGAGCGCCGGATCAAAACCTTTGAGGTGTTCCCAGACGTCGCGCCGGACCAGCATTCCGGCAGAGTTGACGGCGAAGGTGTCGGAGCGGCCGTCATACTGGCCCTGGTCGAGCTCATCCGCTTCGATCAGGGTGAGCCGCTCGGCCCAGCGGCTGGTGGAAAGTCCGACGTCGATCAGCCGCCGCCTGTCGTCCCAGTCCAGTTGCTTGCACCCTGCCACCGTGACTGACGGCGCACGCTCCACGGCCTGCAGCAGCTCCGCCAGCGCCTCCGGGGCGGGGGCTGCATCATCGTGCAGGAGCCAGATCCATTCGGAGGCAGTCTCCTCGGTTTCCGGGTTCCACGGGGCCAGTGCAGCAAGGCCTGCCGATACGGCAGCGCCC is drawn from Arthrobacter sp. KBS0703 and contains these coding sequences:
- a CDS encoding glycosyltransferase family 2 protein — translated: MHVTAVVVAHNGSDYLPRTLAALAGQTRPADAAIGVDTGSQDNSAALLAGAFGKASVTRIRAGKTGMGAAVSAGLAALAPWNPETEETASEWIWLLHDDAAPAPEALAELLQAVERAPSVTVAGCKQLDWDDRRRLIDVGLSTSRWAERLTLIEADELDQGQYDGRSDTFAVNSAGMLVRRDVWEHLKGFDPALAGTGDDVDFCWRNRLAGHRVVVVPSAKMFHVAHRPHALGTATAARRAQVHLRLKHAPLWAVPLHTVGALLGSIFKLVLDVYKRQ